Proteins encoded in a region of the Zea mays cultivar B73 chromosome 4, Zm-B73-REFERENCE-NAM-5.0, whole genome shotgun sequence genome:
- the LOC103652720 gene encoding agamous-like MADS-box protein AGL65 isoform X2: MQSNCLALDAAPRKKTTRWACDPDTAVAIGVISALTLLVVVLAMGRVKLKIKRLENNSGRQVTYSKRRSGILKKAKELSILCDIDLMLIMFSPTDKPTICIGDRSTLEEVVAKYTQLTPQERAKRKLESLEALKKTFKKLDHDVNIQDFLGSRVQTVEELSAELVSLQGQVAELQKRVSDWSDPEKVDNIDNIRAMEQSLKETINHIQIHKGNFGKQHLIGLQYAATQFQTDMQLPLGLPGESGPSSWFQNGGADGQQAMMLTDESGLLHQRDIAQGYPSYFSTVKQDPDTGGSSSDHGQVVLHHPQPPDFSQTECLTSLHLPSQQFPYPPFDHHGLYSDRIFRPDAVELHAGGVASMDFLSGQYDLPRPGDDASFHNWASAAACSATMFDQQQQQQHQHHQQPQSSPAQQQL, translated from the exons ATGCAATCCAATTGCCTTGCTCTGGACGCCGCGCCAAGGAAGAAGACGACCCGTTGGGCTTGCGACCCAGACACGGCGGTGGCGATCGGTGTGATCTCAGCTCTCactcttcttgtcgtcgtcctcgCGATGGGGAGGGTGAAGCTGAAGATCAAGAGGCTGGAAAACAACAGCGGGAGACAGGTGACGTACTCCAAGCGGCGATCGGGCATCCTCAAGAAGGCTAAGGAGCTCTCCATCCTATGTGACATCGACCTAATGCTTATAATGTTCTCGCCCACGGACAAACCCACCATATGCATTGGCGATAGAAG TACCCTCGAGGAAGTTGTAGCGAAATATACACAGTTAACCCCTCAGGAGAGAGCTAAAAG GAAACTGGAGAGCTTAGAG GCTCTAAAGAAGACTTTCAAGAAACTAGACCACGATGTAAATATTCAAGACTTTCTAGGCTCGCG GGTTCAGACAGTCGAG GAGCTATCAGCAGAGCTTGTCTCGTTGCAGGGTCAGGTGGCGGAGCTTCAAAAGCGTGTCAG TGATTGGAGCGATCCTGAGAAAGTTGACAATATCGacaatataagagcaatggagcaatCTCTCAAAGAAACTATTAATCATATCCAAATCCATAAG GGGAACTTCGGAAAGCAACATCTAATCGGGCTACAGTATGCTGCTACCCAG TTCCAGACCGACATGCAGTTGCCTCTAGGACTGCCCGGCGAGTCAGGCCCTTCGTCGTGGTTCCAAAACGGCGGCGCTGATGGGCAACAAGCCATGATGCTAACGGACGAGTCCGGCCTGCTCCATCAGAG AGACATTGCGCAGGGCTATCCAAGCTACTTCAGCACGGTCAAGCAGGATCCCGACACCGGTGGTAGCAGCAGTGATCACGGGCAGGTGGTGCTTCACCATCCGCAGCCGCCCGACTTCAGCCAGACCGAGTGCCTGACGTCGCTGCACCTGCCGTCGCAGCAGTTCCCGTACCCACCCTTCGACCACCACGGCCTTTACAGCGACCGAATTTTCAGGCCAGACGCAGTTGAGCTGCACGCCGGCGGCGTCGCCAGTATGGACTTTCTCAGCGGTCAGTACGACTTGCCGAGGCCTGGCGATGATGCCAGCTTCCATAACTGGGCGTCAGCTGCAGCATGTAGTGCAACCATGTTCGaccagcaacagcaacagcagcatcAGCATCACCAGCAACCACAATCTTCACCTGCACAA CAACAACTCTAG
- the LOC103652720 gene encoding agamous-like MADS-box protein AGL65 isoform X1, whose translation MQSNCLALDAAPRKKTTRWACDPDTAVAIGVISALTLLVVVLAMGRVKLKIKRLENNSGRQVTYSKRRSGILKKAKELSILCDIDLMLIMFSPTDKPTICIGDRSTLEEVVAKYTQLTPQERAKRKLESLEALKKTFKKLDHDVNIQDFLGSRVQTVEELSAELVSLQGQVAELQKRVSDWSDPEKVDNIDNIRAMEQSLKETINHIQIHKGNFGKQHLIGLQYAATQFQTDMQLPLGLPGESGPSSWFQNGGADGQQAMMLTDESGLLHQRDIAQGYPSYFSTVKQDPDTGGSSSDHGQVVLHHPQPPDFSQTECLTSLHLPSQQFPYPPFDHHGLYSDRIFRPDAVELHAGGVASMDFLSGQYDLPRPGDDASFHNWASAAACSATMFDQQQQQQHQHHQQPQSSPAQLPAATTLATASFDHAVYHSSSQHQQVMIG comes from the exons ATGCAATCCAATTGCCTTGCTCTGGACGCCGCGCCAAGGAAGAAGACGACCCGTTGGGCTTGCGACCCAGACACGGCGGTGGCGATCGGTGTGATCTCAGCTCTCactcttcttgtcgtcgtcctcgCGATGGGGAGGGTGAAGCTGAAGATCAAGAGGCTGGAAAACAACAGCGGGAGACAGGTGACGTACTCCAAGCGGCGATCGGGCATCCTCAAGAAGGCTAAGGAGCTCTCCATCCTATGTGACATCGACCTAATGCTTATAATGTTCTCGCCCACGGACAAACCCACCATATGCATTGGCGATAGAAG TACCCTCGAGGAAGTTGTAGCGAAATATACACAGTTAACCCCTCAGGAGAGAGCTAAAAG GAAACTGGAGAGCTTAGAG GCTCTAAAGAAGACTTTCAAGAAACTAGACCACGATGTAAATATTCAAGACTTTCTAGGCTCGCG GGTTCAGACAGTCGAG GAGCTATCAGCAGAGCTTGTCTCGTTGCAGGGTCAGGTGGCGGAGCTTCAAAAGCGTGTCAG TGATTGGAGCGATCCTGAGAAAGTTGACAATATCGacaatataagagcaatggagcaatCTCTCAAAGAAACTATTAATCATATCCAAATCCATAAG GGGAACTTCGGAAAGCAACATCTAATCGGGCTACAGTATGCTGCTACCCAG TTCCAGACCGACATGCAGTTGCCTCTAGGACTGCCCGGCGAGTCAGGCCCTTCGTCGTGGTTCCAAAACGGCGGCGCTGATGGGCAACAAGCCATGATGCTAACGGACGAGTCCGGCCTGCTCCATCAGAG AGACATTGCGCAGGGCTATCCAAGCTACTTCAGCACGGTCAAGCAGGATCCCGACACCGGTGGTAGCAGCAGTGATCACGGGCAGGTGGTGCTTCACCATCCGCAGCCGCCCGACTTCAGCCAGACCGAGTGCCTGACGTCGCTGCACCTGCCGTCGCAGCAGTTCCCGTACCCACCCTTCGACCACCACGGCCTTTACAGCGACCGAATTTTCAGGCCAGACGCAGTTGAGCTGCACGCCGGCGGCGTCGCCAGTATGGACTTTCTCAGCGGTCAGTACGACTTGCCGAGGCCTGGCGATGATGCCAGCTTCCATAACTGGGCGTCAGCTGCAGCATGTAGTGCAACCATGTTCGaccagcaacagcaacagcagcatcAGCATCACCAGCAACCACAATCTTCACCTGCACAA CTTCCTGCAGCAACAACTCTAGCAACTGCCTCGTTCGATCACGCCGTTTATCACAGTTCATCTCAGCACCAACAAGTCATGATCGGTTGA
- the LOC100191454 gene encoding Probable polygalacturonase precursor, with product MKRLVVVLALVLAAALGPATAPAPARAQLRRDHQAPPGPRPHSVTITEFGAVGDGRTLNTVPFQNAVFYVRSFADKGGAQLYVPRGRWLTGSFNLTSHLTLYLEEGAVIVGAKDSSQWLIVEPLPSYGQGLDLPGPRHQSLISGYNLTDVVITGNNGVIDGQGLVWWQWLRSHELNHSRPNLLEFLYSEDIVISNLTFLNSPAWSIHPVYCSNVKVHNVTIKTSLDAPLTDGIVPDSCSNLCIEDSTISVSHEAISLKSGWDRYGISFGRPTSDIRISRVDLLSSSGAALAFGSEMSGGISDIHVNHLRIHDSSKGISFKTSPGRGGYIEDVVISEVQMENVHVGIEFTGNCSTHPDDSFDPSDLPAIDHVTMKNMAGTNISVAGVLSGIEGAPFTAICLSNLNFSMAAGSGPSSWSCSDVSGYSEAVFPEPCTELRDPSSSSSVCYSLASYSAIETA from the exons ATGAAGCGCCTAGTA GTCGTCCTGGCATTGGTGCTGGCCGCCGCGCTCGGCCCGGccacggccccggccccggcgcgcgCCCAGCTGCGGCGGGACCACCAGGCGCCGCCGGGCCCGCGCCCGCACAGCGTCACCATCACCGAGTTCGGCGCCGTCGGGGACGGCAGGACGCTCAACACGGTCCCCTTCCAGAACGCCGTCTTCTACGTCCGCTCCTTCGCCGACAAGGGCGGCGCGCAGCTGTACGTGCCCAGGGGCCGCTGGCTCACCGGCAGCTTCAACCTCACCAGCCACCTCACCCTCTACCTGGAGGAAGGCGCCGTCATCGTCGGCGCAAAG GACTCATCACAATGGCTGATCGTTGAACCTTTGCCATCTTATGGCCAAGGGCTAGACCTTCCTGGTCCTAGACATCAAAGCTTGATCAGCGGATACAACTTAACTGATGTTGTCATAACTG GGAACAATGGAGTTATTGATGGCCAGGGCTTGGTATGGTGGCAGTGGTTGCGCTCCCATGAGCTGAACCATAGCCGACCCAACCTTCTGGAGTTCCTGTATTCTGAAGATATTGTCATCTCAAACTTGACATTCTTAAATTCACCAGCCTGGAGCATACACCCGGTGTACTGCAG TAATGTAAAGGTCCACAATGTGACGATTAAGACCTCATTGGACGCTCCACTGACTGATGGCATAGTTCCAG ATTCATGTTCAAACTTATGCATTGAGGACAGCACCATAAGTGTCAGCCATGAAGCCATCTCCCTGAAAAGCGGGTGGGACAGGTATGGCATTTCCTTCGGGAGGCCTACCTCCGACATTCGCATCAGCAGAGTGGACCTGCTATCATCTTCCGGAGCCGCTCTTGCATTCGGGAGTGAGATGTCTGGTGGTATCTCAGACATTCATGTTAACCACCTCCGGATCCACGACTCCTCCAAAGGTATTTCTTTCAAGACCTCACCCGGCCGTGGGGGTTACATCGAGGACGTGGTCATCTCGGAGGTACAGATGGAAAATGTGCATGTCGGCATCGAGTTCACCGGCAACTGCTCGACCCACCCAGATGACAGCTTCGATCCGTCCGACCTCCCGGCGATCGACCATGTCACCATGAAGAACATGGCCGGCACGAACATCTCGGTCGCCGGAGTTTTGTCGGGAATCGAAGGAGCCCCATTCACAGCCATCTGCCTTTCCAACCTTAACTTCTCTATGGCTGCCGGTTCTGGTCCGAGTTCCTGGTCTTGCTCCGACGTTTCCGGCTACTCCGAGGCGGTCTTTCCTGAACCCTGCACAGAGCTCCGTGATCCGTCCTCCAGCTCTTCCGTCTGCTATTCCCTGGCCAGCTACAGCGCCATTGAAACAGCATAA